A stretch of Pomacea canaliculata isolate SZHN2017 linkage group LG6, ASM307304v1, whole genome shotgun sequence DNA encodes these proteins:
- the LOC112565933 gene encoding cytochrome P450 2B5-like isoform X1 produces the protein MIEALLLVFGVAAGSLVWWFSRHRRRLPPSPGIPLPFLGHLQMLGVSDPREVFASMRKKYGEIFSFYTGSRLVVVLNGYEAIHEALVKNSDVFSARPETFISRHMAHGQGILNTSGEHWQEQRRFTERAMRGIGINDTSAMEAKVLEEVSALMDKLDKTCDHTADQPLNLPELFLASISNVIVSIIYGHRFDLDDPAYCKALRALNNCFKNFGNMQPLNVFPMRYLPGDPCGFHECVDNMNTLESTLVYPSWTSTSKSCTTVSPMTWCRHTCWRWSGNEAPASLPLWTKKTWSRWLVTCWLEVQRRPALPCFGSCSTCFITHTFKNDATRRSSRTSARTRRPAWPNVWLCPTRRPPSWRCRDTLTSGPWACLMACHVTLSCVATTSLVTQWSSLTCTSCTMTQKCGGTRRCSGQNGSWMLKAA, from the exons ATGATCGAAGCGCTGTTGCTTGTCTTCGGCGTGGCGGCGGGGTCGTTGGTGTGGTGGTTCAGTCGACACCGCCGTCGCCTCCCACCTTCTCCAGGTATACCTCTGCCCTTTCTTGGTCACCTCCAGATGCTGGGAGTGTCAGATCCCCGCGAAGTCTTTGCCAGCATGAG aaagaaatatggagagatattttctttttataccgGAAGCCGTCTGGTAGTCGTGCTAAACGGATATGAGGCCATACACGAGGCACTGGTGAAGAACAGCGATGTCTTCTCTGCCCGACCTGAAACCTTCATTTCCAGACACATGGCGCATGGTCAAG GCATCCTCAACACTTCCGGTGAACACTGGCAGGAGCAGCGCCGCTTCACGGAGCGCGCCATGCGTGGCATCGGCATCAACGACACGTCTGCGATGGAGGCCAAGGTCTTGGAGGAAGTGTCCGCTCTGATGGACAAACTGGACAAGACCTGCGACCACACAGCCGACCAGCCACTCAACCTCCCAGAGCTGTTCCTGGCGTCCATAAGCAACGTCATCGTGTCCATCATCTACGGCCACCGCTTTGACCTGGATGACCCCGCGTACTGCAAAGCGCTGAGGGCGCTGAACAACTGCTTCAAGAACTTCGGCAACATGCAGCCGCTCAACGTCTTTCCCATGCGCTACCTTCCCGGCGACCCATGTGGCTTCCACGAATGTGTGGACAACATGAACACCCTGGAGAGCACGCTTGTGTACCCGAGCTGGACAAGCACCAGCAAGTCCTGCACGACGGTCAGCCCGATGACGTGGTGTCGGCATACATGCTGGAGATGGAGCGGAAACGAGGCTCCGGCATCCCTACCTCTATGGACG AAGAAAACTTGGTCAAGGTGGCTGGTGACCTGCTGGCTGGAGGTTCAGAGACGCCCAGCACTACCATGCTTTGGTTCCTGCTCTACATGCTTCATTACCCACACATTCAAGAACGATGCTACCAG GAGATCGTCGAGAACATCGGCAAGGACCAGGCGCCCAGCATGGCCAAACGTCTGGCTTTGCCCTACACGGAGGCCACCATCCTGGAGGTGCAGAGACACGCTGACGTCGGGCCCATGGGCATGCCTCAtggcttgtcacgtgacactgagtTGCGTGGCTACGACATCCCTAGTGACGCAATGGTCGTCGCTAACCTGCACTTCGTGCACCATGACCCAGAAGTGTGGGGGGACCCGGAGGTGTTCAGGCCAGAACGGTTCTTGGATGCTGAAGGCTGCCTAG
- the LOC112565933 gene encoding cytochrome P450 2U1-like isoform X2 has translation MWLPRMCGQHEHPGEHACVPELDKHQQVLHDGQPDDVVSAYMLEMERKRGSGIPTSMDEENLVKVAGDLLAGGSETPSTTMLWFLLYMLHYPHIQERCYQEIVENIGKDQAPSMAKRLALPYTEATILEVQRHADVGPMGMPHGLSRDTELRGYDIPSDAMVVANLHFVHHDPEVWGDPEVFRPERFLDAEGCLVRSKYFIPYSVGSRKCPGEGLARMELFLYATSILQRYHLSCRDSILPR, from the exons ATGTGGCTTCCACGAATGTGTGGACAACATGAACACCCTGGAGAGCACGCTTGTGTACCCGAGCTGGACAAGCACCAGCAAGTCCTGCACGACGGTCAGCCCGATGACGTGGTGTCGGCATACATGCTGGAGATGGAGCGGAAACGAGGCTCCGGCATCCCTACCTCTATGGACG AAGAAAACTTGGTCAAGGTGGCTGGTGACCTGCTGGCTGGAGGTTCAGAGACGCCCAGCACTACCATGCTTTGGTTCCTGCTCTACATGCTTCATTACCCACACATTCAAGAACGATGCTACCAG GAGATCGTCGAGAACATCGGCAAGGACCAGGCGCCCAGCATGGCCAAACGTCTGGCTTTGCCCTACACGGAGGCCACCATCCTGGAGGTGCAGAGACACGCTGACGTCGGGCCCATGGGCATGCCTCAtggcttgtcacgtgacactgagtTGCGTGGCTACGACATCCCTAGTGACGCAATGGTCGTCGCTAACCTGCACTTCGTGCACCATGACCCAGAAGTGTGGGGGGACCCGGAGGTGTTCAGGCCAGAACGGTTCTTGGATGCTGAAGGCTGCCTAGTGAGGAGCAAATATTTTATCCCTTACTCTGTTG GCTCGCGGAAGTGTCCCGGGGAAGGCCTCGCGCGCATGGAACTATTTCTCTACGCAACGTCCATCTTGCAGCGCTACCACCTGTCTTGCCGCGACTCCATCCTTCCACGCTGA
- the LOC112565932 gene encoding cytochrome P450 2B4-like produces MMGTLEIVSSWMLTSETRSQLLQQVTSPFKEPSMAAALLLVSAVVGSLLCWSTRSNRCLPPSPGRPLPFIGHLHVLRGSDPREIFAGMRKKYGDIFSFYAGSRLIVVLNGYSAIHEALVKKCDVFSARPKTFISQQMAQGHGIVNTSGEHWQEQRRFTERTLRSIGINCTSTMEAKVLEEVSALMDKLDKTCDHTADQTLNLLELFLASTSNVMMSIIYGHRFDLDDPTYCAAMTSLINCFKNFSNMQPLNFFPIVRYLPGDPCGYRACVDNMHTLESTLVYPELDKHQQVLHDAQPEDVVSAYMLEMERKRGAGIPTSMDKDNLVKVAGDLLAGGAEPPSVTVLWFMLYMLHYPHIQERCYQEIIENIGKDQPPSMAKRLALPYTEATILEVQRHADVGPLGMPHGLSRDTELRGYDIPSDAIVITNLHSVHHDPEVWGDPEVFRPERFLDAEGCVVKSKYLIPYSIGSRKCPGEGLTRMELFLYATSILQRYHLSCHDSTLPPLQGSMTLVHTPLPFNVRFQRRQ; encoded by the exons ATGATGGGAACACTGGAAATCGTGTCCAGCTGGATGTTGACATCAGAGACTCGCTcccagctgctgcagcaggtgACATCACCTTTCAAGGAGCCGTCCATGGCTGCGGCGCTGCTGCTTGTCTCCGCCGTGGTGGGGTCGTTGCTGTGCTGGTCCACCCGCAGTAACCGCTGTCTTCCACCCTCCCCAGGGAGACCCCTGCCTTTCATTGGCCATCTGCACGTGCTGCGGGGCTCTGACCCCCGCGAGATCTTTGCCGGCATGAG GAAGAAATATGGAGATATATTTTCCTTCTATGCGGGGAGCCGTCTGATAGTCGTGCTGAATGGCTATAGCGCCATACACGAGGCGCTGGTGAAAAAGTGTGATGTCTTCTCTGCCCGCCCTAAAACATTCATTTCCCAGCAGATGGCGCAGGGTCATG GAATCGTCAACACTTCCGGTGAGCACTGGCAGGAGCAGCGCCGCTTCACGGAGCGCACTCTGCGCAGCATCGGCATCAACTGCACATCTACGATGGAGGCCAAGGTCCTGGAGGAAGTGTCCGCTCTGATGGACAAACTGGACAAGACCTGCGACCACACAGCCGACCAGACACTCAACCTCCTGGAGCTGTTCCTGGCGTCTACGAGCAACGTCATGATGTCCATCATCTACGGCCACCGCTTTGACCTGGATGACCCCACGTATTGCGCGGCGATGACGTCACTGATCAACTGTTTCAAGAACTTCAGCAACATGCAGCCGCTTAACTTCTTTCCCATCGTTCGCTACCTTCCCGGCGACCCCTGCGGCTACCGCGCATGCGTGGACAACATGCACACCCTGGAGAGCACGCTCGTGTACCCCGAGCTGGACAAGCACCAGCAAGTCCTGCACGATGCTCAGCCCGAAGACGTGGTGTCGGCCTACATGCTGGAGATGGAGCGGAAACGAGGCGCCGGCATCCCTACCTCTATGGACA AAGACAACCTGGTGAAGGTGGCTGGGGACCTGCTGGCTGGAGGAGCTGAGCCTCCCAGTGTCACGGTCCTGTGGTTCATGCTCTACATGCTTCACTACCCTCACATTCAAGAACGATGCTACCAG GAGATCATCGAGAACATCGGCAAGGACCAGCCGCCCAGCATGGCCAAACGTCTGGCTTTGCCCTACACGGAGGCCACCATCCTGGAGGTGCAGAGACACGCTGACGTCGGGCCCCTGGGCATGCCTCAtggcttgtcacgtgacactgagCTGCGCGGCTACGACATCCCTAGTGACGCAATCGTCATCACTAACCTGCACTCCGTGCACCATGACCCAGAGGTGTGGGGGGACCCGGAGGTGTTCAGGCCAGAACGGTTCTTGGATGCTGAGGGCTGCGTAGTGAAGAGCAAATATTTGATCCCTTACTCCATCG GCTCGCGGAAGTGTCCCGGGGAAGGCCTGACGCGCATGGAACTATTTCTCTACGCAACGTCCATCTTGCAGCGCTACCACCTGTCTTGCCACGACTCCACCCTTCCACCCTTGCAGGGATCCATGACCCTGGTGCACACCCCGCTTCCTTTCAACGTACGATTCCAGCGGCGACAGTGA
- the LOC112566975 gene encoding oligodendrocyte transcription factor 3-like translates to MLDISRHFIGTEDIEDLRYESHSWEDEKKCDSGSEPGETMSSIRKTRVRHQPEEVRLRINSRERQRMHDLNSALDSLRKVVPYSQGRAVKKLSKMTTLLLARNHIVSLTRTLEDMRRLLQEVTTALPGPLLSLRPYRPSWTGLTSPTAPTAATALPLLHPGLFVTAPTTAARCPHVTHFLDTPFLTCLCKVCQSMR, encoded by the exons ATGCTTGATATCTCAAGACATTTTATCGGAACGGAGGACATCGAGGACCTGCGATATGAAAGCCATAGCTGGGAAGACGAAAAGAAGTGCGACTCGGGGTCTGAACCCGGCGAGACGATGAGCAGCATCCGCAAGACACGAGTGAGACATCAACCTGAGGAGGTGAGACTGAGAATCAACAGCAGAGAACGACAGCGAATGCACGACCTCAACTCGGCTTTGGATTCTCTTcgaaag GTGGTCCCCTACTCGCAGGGGCGGGCTGTGAAGAAGCTGTCCAAGATGACGACACTGCTGCTGGCGCGCAACCACATCGTCAGCCTGACGCGCACGCTGGAGGACATGCGCCGCCTGCTGCAGGAAGTGACGACAGCTCTCCCCGGCCCCTTGCTGTCCTTGCGGCCATACCGTCCATCTTGGACAGGTCTGACGTCACCAACAGCTCCCACTGCAGCCACTGCACTTCCGCTGCTCCACCCTGGGTTGTTCGTCACTGCACCGACGACAGCAGCACGTTGTCCGCACGTGACTCATTTTCTGGACACGCCTTTCCTGACCTGCTTGTGTAAAGTATGTCAGAGCATGCGATAA